In bacterium, one DNA window encodes the following:
- the rpsF gene encoding 30S ribosomal protein S6, with protein MRTYETVIVIDSLLKPEEIDSIINKYERFISANGGKVSSMDRWGKRRLAYEINKRQYGFYVLIRFEGPSAMIKQLDREYRLNESLLRTKIIKLDDKALKVLMQQTAAAAPAEAPAAPVTEAPATEPADEAAPATA; from the coding sequence TGCTCAAACCTGAGGAAATCGACAGCATCATCAACAAATATGAACGTTTCATCTCCGCCAACGGCGGTAAGGTGAGCTCCATGGATCGTTGGGGCAAGCGGCGGCTGGCTTATGAAATCAACAAACGGCAGTATGGTTTTTATGTGCTCATCCGCTTTGAGGGGCCATCGGCGATGATCAAGCAACTGGACCGCGAGTACCGCCTCAACGAATCTCTGTTACGGACCAAAATCATCAAGCTCGACGATAAAGCGCTGAAAGTCCTGATGCAGCAGACCGCAGCGGCAGCCCCGGCTGAGGCGCCGGCCGCACCGGTGACAGAAGCACCTGCGACAGAGCCGGCCGACGAAGCCGCGCCGGCGACCGCCTGA